The following coding sequences are from one Halobaculum magnesiiphilum window:
- a CDS encoding Cdc6/Cdc18 family protein, which translates to MGDESPVTDNQTEQSESITEVPGEHGESNSEESTSSQTTLDDSGSGISIMDELQSESVETVFENKDLVRPDTIIDEDRIVGRDEQLKTVITNLKPALQNHGIPEMLLTGPSGTGKSLIIHAVCKKIVELSEAQGMRFGVFSINCEGPGTTSRAVYRLIQEATANIDEEPGVPESGVSTDQKLERLWEIMREHYDGVIFVLDEVDMLDGPYSEPEYNSLLYQLSRARDLGRFDGPVSVTAITNYVDFMSDLNSRANSSFNPDEIFFEDYDATQLRHILRNREDAFKPEALADDVVPLVAAFGSQTHGDARKAIDLLRWSGELADKQGDERVEESHVRTAQDRYDSDRKLRHIGGLSTQKKLCIFAVAATDHYSNASVDWIPAGPSYSLYQFVCDTLGADSYGRETFVNHVTEQATYGILEFDRRGRGRGKGIHMHFDLAEDPESIMERILEDDRFANLEQEEEMMRSIAKSKMNGFLN; encoded by the coding sequence ATGGGTGATGAATCGCCGGTTACAGATAACCAGACGGAACAGTCTGAATCTATAACGGAGGTTCCCGGAGAGCACGGAGAGAGTAACTCCGAGGAGTCTACCAGCAGTCAAACTACGCTCGACGATTCTGGTAGCGGGATCTCGATTATGGACGAGCTCCAATCTGAATCTGTTGAGACTGTCTTCGAAAACAAGGATTTGGTTCGTCCGGATACGATAATCGACGAAGATCGGATCGTTGGTCGCGATGAGCAGTTGAAGACCGTCATCACAAATCTCAAACCCGCTCTCCAGAACCACGGCATTCCGGAGATGTTGCTGACTGGGCCGTCTGGAACGGGGAAATCCCTGATTATCCATGCTGTCTGTAAGAAAATCGTCGAGCTGAGTGAGGCTCAGGGAATGCGGTTCGGTGTGTTTTCAATAAACTGCGAGGGCCCAGGTACGACCAGTCGTGCAGTCTATCGTCTCATTCAAGAAGCGACGGCAAATATCGATGAAGAACCGGGAGTTCCCGAGAGTGGGGTCTCGACAGACCAGAAACTCGAGCGCCTGTGGGAAATCATGCGCGAACACTATGACGGCGTAATTTTCGTCTTAGACGAGGTCGACATGCTCGACGGCCCATACTCGGAACCAGAATATAATTCACTCCTCTACCAACTCTCGCGGGCTCGAGACCTCGGCCGGTTTGATGGCCCCGTTTCCGTCACTGCGATAACCAACTACGTCGATTTCATGTCTGATCTCAATAGTCGCGCGAATAGTTCATTCAATCCAGACGAGATCTTCTTCGAGGATTACGACGCAACGCAGCTTCGACATATCCTCCGCAATCGTGAAGACGCCTTCAAGCCTGAGGCGCTCGCGGATGACGTCGTCCCACTCGTCGCCGCGTTCGGATCTCAGACGCACGGTGATGCACGGAAGGCTATCGATCTGCTTCGGTGGTCCGGGGAATTAGCCGATAAACAGGGAGACGAGCGTGTCGAAGAATCACACGTCCGGACTGCCCAGGACCGATATGACTCCGATCGGAAATTACGGCATATCGGTGGACTCTCGACGCAAAAGAAGCTCTGTATCTTCGCCGTTGCTGCGACAGACCACTACTCAAATGCCAGTGTGGACTGGATTCCGGCCGGACCCTCCTACAGCCTCTACCAGTTCGTCTGTGACACTCTCGGAGCTGATTCCTATGGCCGAGAAACCTTCGTGAACCATGTTACTGAACAGGCGACCTATGGCATCCTTGAGTTCGACCGTCGTGGCCGAGGACGGGGAAAAGGTATCCACATGCACTTCGACCTCGCTGAAGACCCTGAGTCGATTATGGAACGAATCCTAGAGGACGATCGTTTTGCTAACCTGGAACAAGAAGAAGAGATGATGCGCTCTATCGCGAAATCGAAAATGAACGGGTTCCTGAACTAG
- a CDS encoding MarR family winged helix-turn-helix transcriptional regulator, protein MDSRLGNGTESATRDLVHFVTQQTRFSLISDILGHPQQLPSMYELEELNPSVSEATVYKHIQKLIDAGFVTEVALDDDQRRQGYPWKFYGLTEAGRKFLEEHNLLAAEETLQQIYELISDKPEKMVKYENAPRPGET, encoded by the coding sequence ATGGACAGTCGGTTGGGGAACGGAACCGAATCGGCAACACGGGACCTCGTCCATTTCGTGACTCAACAGACGCGGTTTTCGCTCATCAGCGATATTCTCGGTCATCCACAGCAGCTCCCCTCGATGTACGAACTTGAGGAACTCAACCCGAGCGTCAGCGAGGCCACGGTCTACAAGCACATCCAGAAGCTCATCGACGCCGGGTTCGTCACGGAGGTCGCCCTGGACGATGACCAGCGCCGACAGGGCTACCCCTGGAAGTTTTACGGGCTCACCGAGGCGGGACGCAAGTTCCTGGAAGAGCACAATCTGCTCGCCGCGGAGGAGACGCTCCAGCAAATTTACGAGTTGATTTCCGACAAGCCCGAGAAGATGGTCAAGTACGAGAACGCGCCACGTCCCGGCGAGACGTGA